Proteins encoded together in one Impatiens glandulifera chromosome 1, dImpGla2.1, whole genome shotgun sequence window:
- the LOC124938556 gene encoding protein EARLY RESPONSIVE TO DEHYDRATION 15-like, which yields MEVISQSSLNPNAPMYVPTAYKAVEDFSEEWWSLVRSSPWFRDYWLQERFLDPQTDLLLFDDDGDSFFTGFVDSFLQLVNNTNQDEEHKVNKNIQRDMIALKNLRKGRSTATAPRYIEKAPKIVNVKVNPRPIQQPR from the exons ATGGAAGTAATATCCCAATCAAGCTTGAATCCGAACGCTCCGATGTACGTTCCGACGGCATACAAAGCCGTTGAGGATTTCTCCGAGGAGTGGTGGTCTCTCGTACGCTCTTCTCCCTGGTTCCGTGATTACTGGCTTCAAGAGAGGTTCCTTGATCCCCAAACTGATCTCCTGTTATTCGATGATGATGGCGATTCCTTCTTCACTGGATTCGTTGACAGTTTCTTACAGCTAGTGAACAACACCAATC AGGATGAAGAGCATAAGGTTAACAAAAACATTCAGAGAGATATGATAGCGTTGAAGAATCTGAGGAAGGGGAGATCTACAGCTACGGCACCGAGGTATATTGAGAAAGCGCCGAAGATTGTGAATGTGAAAGTGAATCCGAGGCCGATTCAGCAGCCGCGTTAG